A window of Ovis canadensis isolate MfBH-ARS-UI-01 breed Bighorn chromosome X, ARS-UI_OviCan_v2, whole genome shotgun sequence contains these coding sequences:
- the LOC138930682 gene encoding melanoma-associated antigen B16-like, producing MRPLTSAFFWLGGASPLFSFLTILLSVTSKSHHASASRESQCSHDQCLRTCIQSQSLEVAQVSNALEETHLPSHLLMPGHLKEYPGAGIPSTPEGCQSFCASSTAITATSSIKSEEGYMIQEEESSPGTSLALLDPRSVPIYALDEEVNLLVNLLVNFLLLKYQMKESITKADTLKIIINKCEVHFPEIFLRASERMKMLFGLDLMEVDRTNHCYHLLIKLGLIYDEIKHSEGNLPKTNILILILNVVFMKGNCATEDKAWEVLNVTGIYSGMNHCIFGEPMKLITEDLVKEKYLEYWQVFNTDPAGFESLLILRAHAETTKIKVLEFLAKVNGTDPSSFTSQYEDALQDEEERA from the coding sequence ATGAGGCCACTCacatctgctttcttttggttaggTGGTGCTTCCCCTTTGTTCTCCTTCTTGACAATACTCTTGTCTGTTACCAGCAAGAGTCATCATGCCTCAGCATCCAGAGAGTCACAATGCTCCCATGATCAATGCCTTCGGACCTGCATCCAGTCTCAGTCCCTGGAAGTTGCACAGGTCTCCAACGCACTGGAGGAGACCCATCTCCCCTCCCATCTTCTAATGCCTGGCCATTTGAAGGAGTATCCCGGTGCTGGTATTCCCAGTACTCCTGAAGGTTGTCAGAGTTTCTGTGCATCTTCCACTGCCATTACAGCCACCTCATCCATCAAATCAGAAGAGGGCTACATGATCCAGGAAGAAGAGAGTAGTCCAGGCACTTCACTGGCTCTGCTAGACCCCAGGAGTGTGCCTATATATGCTCTAGATGAGGAAGTGAATTTGCTGGTGAATTTACTGGTGAATTTCCTGCTGCTTAAGTATCAAATGAAAGAGTCGATAACAAAGGCAGATACGTTGAAGATTATCATCAACAAGTGTGAAGTCCACTTCCCTGAGATCTTTCTGAGAGCCTCTGAACGCATGAAGATGCTCTTTGGCCTTGATCTGATGGAAGTGGATCGTACCAATCACTGCTATCACCTCCTCATTAAATTGGGCCTCATCTATGATGAGATAAAGCACAGTGAAGGGAACCTGCCCAAGACCAACATCCTGATACTTATCCTGAATGTGGTCTTCATGAAGGGCAACTGTGCCACAGAGGACAAAGCCTGGGAAGTTCTTAATGTGACTGGAATATATTCTGGGATGAATCACTGCATCTTTGGGGAGCCCATGAAGCTCATCACTGAAGATCTTGTGAAGGAAAAATATCTGGAATACTGGCAGGTGTTCAACACTGATCCTGCAGGATTTGAGTCCCTATTGATCCTCAGAGCTCATGCTGAAACCACCAAGATTAAGGTCCTGGAGTTTCTGGCCAAAGTTAATGGGACTGACCCAAGTTCTTTCACATCTCAATATGAGGATGCTCTGCAAGATGAAGAAGAGAGAGCCTGA